ggccaaggcaggtgaatcacaaagtcaagagatcgagaccggccgggcgtggtggctcaagcctgtaatcccagcactttgggaggccgagacagggggatcacgaggttaggagatcgagactatcctggctaacacagtgaaaccccgtctctactaaaaaaacacaaaaaactagccgggcaggtgggcaggcacctgtaatcccagctactccggaggctgagtcaggagaatggcctgaatccgggaggcggagcttgcagtgagccgagatggcgccactgcagtccggcctgggcgacagagcgagacttcgctctcaaaaaaaaaaaaaaaaaaaaaagagatcgagaccatcctggccaacatggtgaaactccgtctctactaaaaatacaaaaattagccaggcatagtgccacatgcctacagtcccagctgctgggatggctgaggcaggagaatcaattgaacccaggaggaggaggttgcagtgagccgagatcacgtcactgcactccagtctggtacagactgagactccgtctcaaaaaaataaaatgaaaagatatgatGCTGCATGAGTTGGCCTTACAGGCATTAAAGCTACCCAAGACGAAGGCAGCACCCAGTGGGATTAGCGAAGACACTTATGAACCACTTGCAAAAGTCTTAAGCAGGGAGAATAGATAGGTTTTTAGTAGGTAACCCCAAAGAGGTCTAGAAGAAAGTTATCTGCCTGTCAGCTAGCAGGAGCCTCAAATGAACCATGTTTTTATACAAAGGCAGGGGAATACGGTATGGAAGCACATAGCGGAAAGAGAAGCATACAGACCCCACTTGCTAATGAGAAGCGAAGTGAAGTGGATAAAATCACTACTGCATATGTCCAATAATGTGGATAAAATCACTACTGCATCAACTGGGTGAGACTTTCCAAGCCAAAGGCTGCATAACCATGAAATGCTTCCCCAGTGAAAACGAGGCTCCAATTCTGAGTTGTAAGTATTATCAAAATATCAGTAAAGTAGACTTCTTTAACAGCTCCAGCCTGCTGCCCCTGAGCCTTGAATCAATTGctgttcatctgtaaaacagaccgTAAGGTAAAACTGGAAATTTCAGATGGGTCAAGCCTAAATTGTTTTCCCTAATTGAGATATTTTTATGCATCTATTTACATGTCACAGACAGTGACCAGAATAATCACCTAAGTAGCAAATATTACTATCACTCAAGTGTATTTGATAGAAGAGttagtattaaatattttaaagccttATGTAAAAATCATATCAAACAGTGCATTTTattggaaaacataaaatatacatggaTATTATAGAAGAACAAAATCTAACCTAAAAATTCAAAGCTGGCCTGCCAACTCTGGAATGATTGCCACAAAGGGAAATCCAACAACCAATTGGCATTTTAACAAAGAAGCAAATGGCTTTATTAAAAGATTTTCAATTTGTCCAAATGAAAAGCAATGTGTATATGAACTGTATACATgtacagaatttatttttcccatttcctaTACCCTTTTCACTAGAAGTCCCTAAAGATCATAttcaaacatttttcatatttctatgtATCTTAAAGATCACTGTAGATCATTTTGTGTATGTTAAAGATCACTAGAGTCACATAGTggaaatattatataaacattattTGGATAAATAGAATGAAATTTCCTGTAATAAACAGAAAGTACAGTACTAACCACTATGGATCATTTTTAGTCTCTCTACATCCTAAGATCCTGTACATGATTAATGATActaaatcaaaaatgaaaaaaaatatttcatgttttgaaaatattatttaaaatatctttgaatagtgtagaaaataaatttcccaagAAACTAAATCAAGTTTATTAAAGATTAtattggaaaatgaaaacaaagagaacgGACAAAAACAATCTCCACTCTCATACACCCACATCCACCCGTAACTGCATTTATGGGTGCATGACTCAAGGTGGAGCAGAGCCACTCAAGCTCTGAGAGCCTCCAGAGACCCAGTGAAGTCACTTCCTCCACTCAAGGTGATTTTGGATCCAAAATAGCAGCCACGACTACATCTTTGGAGCATGTGAAAAGGGGTTGGTGGGGAAAACTGCAGGCCTCCCCCGGAGGAAATTCAAGACTGCCTGTCCTGCCTCTGGCCAGCCTAGTGACCTCAGTCAGGGCTGCGCAGGTATGTTTACTCACATGCAAAATGCTACTCATACTGTCCGTGCACATAAAGGAGAAAGCCAGGCAGGGATGCCCGCTCCACAAGCAAAGCCTGGTCACTATCCCTCTGTGTGGTCTGTCATCCAACCATGTGCTTTCTTTtcgatttttcctttctttcttttatcttttttctttttttttttgaatcatcCATTCTACCTTTATTGGTAGTTTTCCTAAAAGAAGTTCTTcgctattttttcccattttatcattatttctgtAGCACTGTGGattcttggatttttttatttgaagtataAAAATCAGTGCATTTGTCaagcttaaaaaattaaaaatattttaatataatctaGGACTTAGACCACATTCAAATTTTTACAATTATTGCAagaaattttatgcttttttaaattcaAACCAAGATCCAATCTAGTTTCAGCCCTTGCAATTGATTGTTtcaattctttaatttcttttagtctagaggaaaaaatttaaaatattttaatataatctaGGACTTAGTCCACATTCAAATTTTTACAACTATTGCaagaatattttatgcttttttaaattcaAACCAAGATCCAATCTAGTTTCAGCCCTTGCAATTGATTGTTtcatctctttaatttcttttagtctAGAAGAAAGAAGCCAATAATTTGCTTATTAtgactttgactttttttgttttgttttttgagacaaggtctctctctcttgcccaggctggagtgcagtggcacgatctcggctcattgcaacttccgcctcccgggttcaagcaattctcatgtctcagcctcttgagtagctgggattacaggcacatgccaccacaccgagcttattttttattttttgtagagatgggtttttgccatgttgaccaggctgactTTGACTTTTTGATGACTCACAAACGGTTGgctgtatatttttcattttctcctaatGTTTGGGTGCACTAGAtctattttttcccctctcctttaATTTCATGCTAGAGCTTCTTTTAAggacaataaaaaaatacattttatatgttgGAAATAAGATAAATTGTCCAAAAGAGTAACACATTTTTCTCAGTGAAGAATATGATTCCctgaaaaatctgtaaaatagaaatttaaatagaaaacagaaagtgaCAGGAATTCATAAAAATCCTGATCTTAAAAAGGTACCATTGCTGTGGGTGTTTTGGATATATTGGTGAATAAGACTGTATAGGATTTCTTCATCTTATAAGGTTGGGCTCACAATAAAGCTTTCCACTTTAAAGGACTGAGATCAGCCCTGCTGAAACATTAACAATTACCACCAGATGTAGTCTGGAAGCAACAGTTAGAACAGGCAAGTTTCTTACAGGACCTGAAACCTATGTAAGTTTGATCCAAATGAATTAAGtatattgcttttgcttttttgaagAAATCATATAGCTTACACTTGTAAATCTGTCATTTATGgacattaactcttttttttttttttttttttttttttttgagacatagtctcactctgttgcccaggctggagtgcaatggcacaatcctggctcactgcagcctccatctcctgggttcaagtgcttttcctgctgagtagctgggattagaggcatgcaccaccacacctgactaatttttttgtatttttaggagaaacagggtctcatcatgttggccaggctggtttcaaacttctgacctcaaatgatatgccctccttggcctcctaaagtgctgggattacaggcgtgaaccaccgtgtccagcctagaTTAACTCTCGATGGCAGGGGTATTTTTCTCCCTATATGCAAGCAATTCCCACCAGCATCATAGAGATTCAGGAAAAGCCGAGTCTGTGTAGCAGGAGAAGAGGCATGGCCTTTGAGGCAGGGCCAATAAGTTGTCCATCCTGGTTCCACCACTACCCAACCTCAACCTTGGATAGGTAACTCTATGTCTGAGCCCCAGAAAGGTTGTAAAATAAAAACGTCACAGCTTCTCTACATGGTTATTATGAGAACTAAATTGGCTAGTAAAGCCCCTGACTTAAAATAGATACCCCCAATTTAATCTCCCACTCCCATTTCCCAATCTAACTCATGCAATCTGGTGGAATTCTTCTGGATCCCCAAATGCTAGTAATGAAATCATAGGCGTTTTTAACACTGAGTGTTTATCTAAAGCTGACACTTTTGAGATCGTTCTTGCAAGTGATGCATTCTCACTATATCATCAAagcataaaatattcacaaaactgATCAAATCTCAAAGACATGAGGAATCTGTAAAATTGGGAATTGTGTCCCATATCTTATGGCCACCTCTCTCAAGAGACACAGTGTTCAATGAAGAAGTGGTAAATGGCCTTGTGGGTGCCTATCTTGCCCGGTAGTCACATCTTTGAGGCAGGCACAGGTAACAAAGTGATGCTGATGTGAATGGATCAGTCTTTCAAGACACTTGACGATTTCGTAATCAGGAAGAGCAAGGCTGGTCAGGTTCAAGCCTAGCATCTGGGACACCACCTCCCTGAAGTCTGCCAGCTGCAATATCAAACAGAAACTCATTAACTGGGAGAACAAAACGTATCAACTACTGCTGAACCAAAtgcaacaaacaaaacacctgcAGAAAAACCCAGGTTTGCATGGGAGGGAAATTACCTACCCTCTTCCTAGTTCTCTCACTTATAAAATACCAGATTCCAGATAAGTCCCACAGCTGCCAACCTTCAGAGATTTCACAATCACTTTTCTGATGAGCCAACTGATGTGGTATTGGCTACTAAGTCAAGAATCCAAGTTAAGTAACCATGAATGAGACCTAGACCtcactgtcttcattttctcatcttcagGTTGGATTAACCATACACCTACCTCGGAGGGCTGTTCTGAAATTCAGATCACATGAAATGGTGATTGTGTGTGTGCTCTGCGTACTAGGAAGGACTAAACAAATGTTGGGGGGTTATGTCAATGGATGGTAAACATGCTTTCGGATTTTAGCTGGCTGATAACCTCTtacactaaaaaaaataataataataacaaatagcaAGAAAGTATAAGCTAATGAAAACAGGAAGACTTCTAAATTACTATCAAGTCACATCACACAGATTGCCATTTCACAAGCCATATTCCATGGGACTACTCTGGGACTTCTCTTTCTCCATTGAAAGAAAAGTGGGGGGCTGGGGACAATGGTTGAAATATGCCTCATACCCCTTCAAATTCTCATAGGCTGGTTTCTGTGGTTCTAGGTAATGCAAAAGCAGATAAATCAGGGCATCTGGCCAACACCTCATTAAAGGCACCCGCCATGTTAGAAAAGGGATGATCCAACCTGAGTACAGTTATATCCAAGAGAATGCCACCCAAACAGTCCCACCCAGGCTCATTGCTCTGCAACCTCCTTCCCTTGCAGAGTCCAATTTGGGAATGGTTTTAGTTGTTACAGTTTGAATTTTATGACAcctcaaaattcttatgttgaaatctaatGACCAATGTGAAGATATTAGGAGTGGGCCTTGGcgggtgattagatcatgagggtggagccctcatgaaagATTAGTGCcctataaaagaggccccagggagctgccttgctccttccaccacgtgagggacacagcaagaaggggCTGACTCTGAACCAGGAAGCTGTGCTCAccagacaccttgatcttggactctcagcctccagaactgtgagaaagagatttctgttatttataaccTACCCAGTAGATAGTATTTGTTACAGAAGCCTGAAAGGACTAAGATACCAACCTAGTCTCCCTGATGAAAGTTTCTCTCAGACTTCCACCCCCTTTCCAATGTGGCCAAAGCTATTCATTCTGAAGAAGTTTCTTTTCTGAGAACATCATTGTGTCGTTTGGCTTTCCCATCTCTGCTGCCTGACATGAACCAAAACAGAGGCAGCCAAAGcagcagggggaaaaaaacctaGGATCAGAGTCCACTCTATGCCCTTTTGAGCTtcaaaaggagaaacagacaaaagcCAAAAGCAATGGAGGTCAAGCTGCCCGGTGCATGTTTCTTTATGCCTGACCTCCTGATGGACTCACTAGATAAAATGCTCCTCCTTGTAGCCAACAAGCAAATGAGTACTTTTTTATGGCTTACATCTGTGCCTGGTCGGCCATCAAGTCTGGGTGCCACTGTTTGAGATTTGGAGCTGTTTTCTGCGACTGATCTCTGCTACAGATAAGGCTTGCCTCCTGAGGCCAAAGCCCTGGTTAACGTTAAGAGCTCTGTGATGATGCAAACTTCGGAGGTGATCACCTAACATAACAGAAAGCTCCCCAGAACCAGAACCTGTTTTTTCACCAAAACTCTTCCGCTGCTTGAATAAGAATGTCTTTTCCTTTCCTACAATTTGTGCCATGAAAATGTGAACAATTTTTCTTAGCAGGGTGAATCATAATGGTTACTTGAATGCCAAAAGATGCTGGAGGGGCAGGTGGATATGTTGAAAAGATATAGAAAGctttgtaaattgcttttgaaTAAGTATGTGACTAGCTCTCGCTTCAGGAGCACATGTGTTAAcattggaacaatacagagaagattagcacaGCCCTCATGAAATGATGACATACAAATTCATGAAACAGtccatagtttttaaaaaagaaatgcatgaaTAATTGTTAATATCCAGCTCTTGAATTGTCCTGTCATTTCCTAAACAAGGTTTCATCACCAGATTTAAACCCacctgcttttctctcttttctgcttcttccAAAGATTTTTTTAGTGTCTTCATTTCACTGGTTACCACTTCTATTATGTTTCTGGCCCTTTCTTTATTCTCCTTAGCCTCATGTTCTGTGGTATCCAGTTCTGACTTGACAGACATGAGCTTTTTCTCAGctttctccttcatcttctccAGCTGGTCTCTGGATTTGTTTAGATCTTCAATGGCTTTAGTTTGTTCCAAAGTTTTAATCTAGGAAGTCAAGAGAATGCTGATAActccttttgtatttatttaggaAAACTGTATAAACATGACATATCAGAAGTCAATGGAATTCGCTTCATAccgtttttataaataaagaattgagttcatctcaaacagttacagATTTTGCTAAGCATATGTGCTGGACAAACATGTCTTAAGACAGTTACAGCTAAAACAACATATTAGAGTACacttatttgaaaaatcaatgaGATAAAACTGTAGACAGCATAATTCTGGggtcagattttaaaattaagccTGCTGGTATACGCATACACACTCTATGAGCTCCATAAGCAAAAGCAGCTTCAACTTTCTGCCCTGACCAATGGGACATTGCTGGTATATAAACATTAGGGAGAGCGAAATGTCCCTCTTCTAATGCTCTATCCTGTGAGAGCTCCACCTCAAATCCACCTCAGCAAGTCTTCACAACTGCTGTGAGGAAAATATAGATGGGCAGTTTTTCAGAAGCGTTTCTAACTTTACCAGTGAGTCTGGGAGGTGAACAGCTGCAACTGTGAGGAGGAGTGGTGTCTTCCTCTGAGAAGCTGTCCTAAGATCTTAAAGCCAAAACACACAGTAtgctggagggtgaggcacaTTCTCTGTATTACCTTATTATTTAAGATTAGGCCAGAGTTGCTTACAAAAAGAatttaaggccaggcgtggtggcctcaTGCCTgttataccagcactttgggggccgaggcggccaggttacctgaggtcaggagttcaagatcagcctggccaacatggtgaaaccccatctctactaaaaaataaataaataaataaaatacaaaaattagccaggcatggtggcagcacctgtaatcccagctactcaggaggttgaggcaggaggattgcttgaacccaggaggcggaggttgcagtgagtcaagatcgtgcaattgcactccagtctgggcaacagagtgagactcagtctcaaaaaaaaatgaaattctgacacatactacaacatggatgagccttgaaaacacgctaagtgaaataagccagacacgaAAGGGCTAATGTTGTATAACTCCACTTAGATGAAGTACAGAGAATAGGCTAATTCATAGAAATTGTATAGAAGATAGAAGTCACCAGGAGCTGGGGAAGAGGAGAAATGAGAGCTATTATCTGATGGGCACAAAGTTTCAGTTTGAGACTATGGAAAAAATTCTGGAAGTTGATAGTGataatggttgtacaacattgtaaaagtacttaataccactgaattgtgtACTTAGTAATGTTAAAgtgatatatattatgttatttttattttagcacaataaaaaaagaatttgaagcaACTTCACACAGACACAAATGTTTTGACTAAtcattaaaaacaatacaaatgagCTACAATTTAGTATCCACTAGgttggctaaaataaaaaagacagacaatcacaagtgttagcaaggatgtgaggaaactagaactctcatacactactggtgggaatgtaaaatggtgtggctACTGTGGAAAATAGattgccagtttttaaaatattaaacatagaattaccacacgacccagcaattccattcctaggcgTATGGGCAACAGAACTGAAAACTTATGCCCACACACAaactgtacacaaatgttcatagaatcaccaaaaagtagaaacaacccaaatgccatcagctggtgaatggaaaaacaaaatgtagtatagccatacaatggacTATCATTCAGCAGTAAAAAAGAATAGAGTACTGTGACATGCTACCACATgggtaaaccttgaaaacatcatgctaagggaaagaagccaattGCAAAACAGAACACATATTCTAttatcccatttatatgaaagaTCCAGAAAAGGCCAGGGGTTAGTGGGAGGGCAGAATGGTGGAGCAACCATttatgggtacagggtttctcttggaggtgatgaaaatgttctgaaacatGATAGTGGTGCCATTTGCTGTATgcacatatactaaaaatcactaaattgtacacttttttgagacagggtcttgctctgtcacccaggctggagtgcagtggcacaatctcagctgactgcagcctctgctttctggttttgagcaattcttgtgccacagcttccccagtagctgggattacaggtgtgcgctaccatgcccagctaatttttgtatttttagtagagacatgattttgccatgctggccaggctggtcttgaacccctggcctcaagtgatcctctcaccttagcctcccaaacttttgggaatacaggtgtcagccactgcaccgggcctaaattgtacacttttaaaaagggaattttatGATATATCAATTGTATCTTGATAAAGCTGTTATTTGAAAGTGCATTTACAAGGAAGCTCTTTAAAAGGatcaaaataaattaacttgaaataaataaataaacatatcagTAAGGAATGAATAGACAAAGAGCAAACAAAGACCAGTACAGCTCTGAATTTAGTTCTGCGCTTCCTGGCAATTGAGATAAAGTGTTCAGGTATATTCTCAAAGAAAAAGCATTATTTCGTGTTTTCGTTTTGtggttaaatcattttaaaaaaatgtaagaaagtaacagaataaaagataccaaataataagtatttgctgtcttcttccttccctcctgacCCTTCTTTCCTAAgaagaaaagatgttttattgatgcatctacttttttttttttttttttttttttttttgagacggagtctccctctgttgcccaggctggagtgcagtggcacgatctccgctcactgcaagctccgccacctcccgggttaacgccattctcctgccttagcctccctagaagctaggactacaggcgcccaccaccacgcccagctaagttttgtattttcagtagagacgggtttcaccatgttcgccaggatggtctacgatctcctgaccttgtgatccacctgcctcggcctcccaaagtgctgggattacaggcgtgagccaccgcgcccagcacatCTACTTTTATCTAATTGCTTCTAGTGTAGAATTTGGGTAAAGGGGGAGATTGTCAGGAAGGAAGCAAGCCAGGGAGGCTAAATTGACCTACATGGTAAAGAGCTGAGAGAGAAGtagggagaaagatgaagaattCTGTGCTAACTAGGCTGCGGGAAAGCCTTCTTGAAGAAATCTAGAATCATGCAAGAGGGAACTGTGAGAAGGCATTGGTGTTGTGCAGCAATGTaatgagagagaaaggggaatgaGAACGTTGCTGCCCCTGATGAATGAaatctctttgtgtttttttactGATGATAATAAAACTAACAACTGTCATTTAGTTGCTCAACTCCTGATTATGTATTGCTAAAGGGCTTTGAGATGACTGTGACTTACGTTGGTGACATTTGGAGACTACTGTCACAGATTGAAATCTCTCCCTAGGGTTGGGCTTAGAGTGCATCTTCACTGTGGCTGAGTATCTGAATCATGGCACAAGTTAGCCTGTTCTACATTCTGAAGGTTCTCACTATCCCACTAGAAAGTCTGAGGAATAGGGAGCAACTGTTCTAAGACTAGGACATGATCTAGAGGAGATGTGACTGCTTGGGATATAGATGtccagatggaaaaaaaaaaatcagatttatttATACCATTTTGTGTGACATCACTAAATTGAGGAATCTTGAGTCAAATACCTGCTGAACTCATAAACCAGAAAccagttttggccaggcgcggtggctcacacctgtaatcccagcactttgggaggccgaggcgggtggatcacgaggtcaggagttcgagaccagcctggccaagatagtgaaaccccgtctctactaaaaatgcaaaaattagccaggcgtggtggtgggcacctgtaatcccagctactctggaggctgaggcaggagaatcacttgaacccaggaggcggaggttgcagtgagcagagaccacaccattgcactccagcctgggtgacagagtgacactccatctcaaaaaaaaaaaaaaaacagttttgacCTACTATAACCCATAGAACTTCTTAAGGCACAACACTTCTtttgctatagtctgaatgtttgcgtcctcctaaattcatatgttgaaattctaaccacCACAGTGATGATATTAAGAAGTGGTACCTCTTCTTAATATCAACTTAATATCTTCTTAATAATAACATGGGAAGGTGATCAGGTTATGAAGGCAGAGCcatcatgaatgagattagtgctcttatagAAGAGGGTCCAGAGAGCTGCCTCACCCCTTccatcatgtgaagacacagcaagaaggcatcaTCTATGAACAAGGAAGCATGCTCTCcccagacatcaaatctgctggcaccttgatttttagcctcccagcctctagaactgtaagaaatttctgttgtgtataagCCACCccgtttatggtattttgttatagcagccttaaTAGACTAagataactttatttcttttttttttttttcagatggggtttcactcttgtcacccagactggaatgcagtggcacagtctcagctcactgcaacctccgcctcccgggttcaagtgatcctcctgcctcagcctccagagtagctgggactacaggcgcatgccaccactcccggctaatttttgtatttttagtagagacggggtttcaccatgttggccaagatgttctcaatctcctgaccttgtgatctgcccgcctcaacctcccatagtgctgagagACTAAGACACCTTTCTAGACAGAGAGGAGGTCGATGGCAGACATTCTCAGACAGGTTTGTAGCTATTGACCTGGCTCCATCCAAAGGAGATTAAATCCCTTGGAAATTGGCAGCTTCtatgaaacttacaatcaagaAGGCATAAGAACAACTGCTGCAGCTTCAGAACTatgcagaaaataaatgtcaacaGCTGGGAGAAAAAATTCTAAGTGAGCAACAGAGCCAATGAAACATATCACCAGTAGAGCAGACACCTGAGACAGGAAAATAGCACCCACTAAGTGCAGGTCTACAGGGGCCGACCTTGCAGACCGTTTATGGTTCCCAAGTTATCAAAACGCTTATTTGATTATGAACTGCATAGTAGATACCAATACATCAGAGCATTGTCTCAATGTTAACGCCTACGTGTGCTGATTGTATTGTGGTCATGTAAAAGAATGCCCTTGTTCTTAAGTGATACGTGGGAAAATATTTGGGGGGTGAAGTGTCATGATGTTTGCTACTTACTCGCACAGGctttggcaaaaataaaacatctatcTCTCTCCGGGCAAAATATAGTAAtcagtaaaatattaacaatctATGTGAAGGGTAAAAGAGTATCTATTATACTATTCCTGCCATTTTCTACAGATTAGAaagttttcaaaacaatttaatattttcaaaacaagaaGTTGGGAAAGGGAAAGTATTGATCATGGATCCTACTAGtagaattttttaatatatatatatatacatatttataagttACATAAGCATATTgctcaaaataatatattctgtAGACCactaaacattttacaaaatgggGACATTACATTGATTAAgtaaatatcaatttttaaaacaaagtgatctccctttaaaacaaagaaattccTTTCACATACAAACTATCtcactgctacaaagaa
This genomic interval from Rhinopithecus roxellana isolate Shanxi Qingling unplaced genomic scaffold, ASM756505v1 contig5812, whole genome shotgun sequence contains the following:
- the LOC115896187 gene encoding coiled-coil domain-containing protein 170-like yields the protein IKTLEQTKAIEDLNKSRDQLEKMKEKAEKKLMSVKSELDTTEHEAKENKERARNIIEVVTSEMKTLKKSLEEAEKREKQLADFREVVSQMLGLNLTSLALPDYEIVKCLERLIHSHQHHFVTCACLKDVTTGQDRHPQGHLPLLH